The proteins below are encoded in one region of Sulfitobacter sp. SK012:
- a CDS encoding GcvT family protein: protein MRTHAQAVIIGGGVIGCSILYHLTKMGWTDVVLLERDELTSGSTWHAAANIHGLHDNNNITRIQNYTMDLYNALEEETGQSCGVFQPGSLYLAQTEAREHQLRLQAAKAKYYGLKFHEVSRSEAEALHPLVDYDGIRCIMYEPSGGNVDPSGVTNAYAAGARQNGAEIIRFCPVTGTEQQPDGTWIVRTAKGDIATEWVVNAAGLWGREVAALAGLTLPLQPTEHQYFVTETIAEIAGLDRRLPSVADRDGEYYLRQEGQGLLVGAYEKDMRFWAEEGTPQGFGHELFADDLERIEDNMMRAIDRVPAVGEAGIKRVINGPMIWSPDSNVLFGPAPELSNYFCCNGIIPGFSQSGGMGLLAADWIVTGETRYDMFAWDMARFGSWADKAFTKARVRDQYANRFKIHFPNEEREAGRAVRTRPAYDIQRGMGAVFGLNYGWEHPLYFGDEIGAQDQTHGFTRQDWWEVVGRECRMLREHAGIIDISNFAKYLCKGSGAEEWLNAVFANTMPKSVGRSCLTPLIGKRGGIAGDFTVTRLGEDEFWIIGSGMAERYHQRFFKEVPLPMGTTFESKTDAMCGFNVAGPKSRDMLQRLTNTSLATVDFPFMRSAWIELAGVKVLALRVSFTGDLGWELHCAEADQVRLMEALLQAGSDVGAGPVGSRALMSLRIEKGYGSWGREYSPEYWPQEVGLARLCKMDKDFLNKDAVAQTLTQTAREQMVVLSLDAGDTDASGADATGGEPIFKDGVGIGRVTSGAYGYSVGQSLALGFVKDVSPGDSVDVMVLGVEHKATVLAEPPFDPKGLRLRV, encoded by the coding sequence ATGCGAACCCATGCTCAGGCAGTTATCATCGGGGGCGGCGTGATTGGCTGCTCCATCCTTTATCACCTGACCAAGATGGGCTGGACCGATGTTGTCTTGCTGGAGCGGGATGAACTGACATCCGGTTCTACCTGGCACGCGGCGGCCAACATCCACGGGCTGCACGATAACAACAATATCACCCGTATCCAAAATTACACCATGGATCTCTATAATGCGCTCGAAGAAGAGACCGGGCAAAGCTGCGGCGTGTTCCAGCCCGGATCGCTCTATCTGGCGCAAACAGAGGCGCGCGAACACCAGTTGCGCCTGCAAGCGGCTAAGGCAAAATACTACGGGTTAAAATTTCACGAGGTCAGCCGGTCCGAAGCTGAGGCGCTGCACCCGCTGGTCGATTATGACGGCATTCGCTGCATCATGTATGAACCCTCGGGCGGCAATGTGGACCCTTCCGGCGTGACCAATGCCTATGCCGCGGGTGCGCGCCAGAACGGCGCTGAGATCATCCGGTTTTGTCCCGTTACAGGGACCGAACAGCAACCCGATGGCACATGGATTGTCCGCACAGCCAAGGGTGACATTGCGACTGAATGGGTGGTGAATGCTGCAGGCCTTTGGGGGCGCGAGGTCGCCGCATTGGCCGGACTGACGCTGCCGTTGCAACCGACAGAGCATCAGTACTTCGTGACTGAAACCATTGCCGAGATTGCTGGGTTGGACCGCCGTTTACCGTCTGTTGCTGACCGTGATGGCGAATATTATCTGCGCCAAGAAGGGCAGGGTTTGTTGGTAGGGGCCTATGAAAAGGACATGCGGTTTTGGGCCGAAGAGGGCACGCCGCAAGGCTTTGGCCATGAGCTCTTTGCCGATGATCTTGAGCGGATCGAAGATAACATGATGCGCGCCATCGACCGTGTCCCAGCGGTGGGTGAGGCGGGCATCAAACGGGTCATCAACGGCCCGATGATTTGGTCACCAGACAGCAATGTGCTGTTCGGCCCCGCGCCTGAGCTGTCGAATTATTTTTGCTGCAACGGCATCATCCCGGGGTTCAGCCAGTCTGGCGGCATGGGCTTGTTGGCGGCCGATTGGATTGTCACCGGAGAGACCCGATACGACATGTTTGCATGGGACATGGCACGGTTCGGTTCGTGGGCCGACAAGGCATTCACTAAGGCCCGCGTGCGTGATCAATATGCCAACCGTTTCAAGATCCACTTTCCAAACGAGGAACGTGAAGCAGGGCGCGCCGTTCGCACACGGCCGGCTTACGACATACAACGCGGGATGGGGGCGGTTTTTGGGCTGAACTACGGCTGGGAACACCCGCTTTATTTCGGAGACGAGATCGGGGCGCAAGACCAGACGCACGGGTTCACACGTCAGGATTGGTGGGAGGTTGTGGGGCGCGAATGCCGGATGCTGCGTGAGCATGCGGGCATCATCGACATCTCGAACTTCGCCAAATACCTCTGCAAAGGCTCAGGCGCTGAAGAATGGCTGAACGCTGTTTTTGCCAATACAATGCCCAAATCTGTCGGGCGGTCCTGTTTGACCCCGCTGATCGGGAAGCGGGGCGGGATTGCCGGGGATTTCACCGTGACGCGGTTGGGTGAAGATGAATTCTGGATCATCGGGTCTGGCATGGCGGAGCGTTATCACCAGCGGTTCTTTAAGGAAGTGCCGTTGCCGATGGGCACCACGTTTGAAAGCAAAACGGATGCCATGTGCGGTTTTAACGTGGCTGGTCCAAAATCGCGCGATATGCTGCAGCGGCTCACAAATACGTCGTTGGCGACGGTCGATTTTCCGTTCATGCGTTCCGCGTGGATTGAGCTGGCCGGGGTCAAGGTATTGGCCTTGCGGGTGTCATTCACGGGCGACCTAGGGTGGGAACTGCATTGCGCTGAGGCCGATCAGGTTCGATTGATGGAGGCGTTGCTGCAGGCAGGTTCAGACGTTGGAGCAGGCCCCGTGGGCAGCCGTGCATTGATGTCACTGCGCATTGAAAAAGGCTATGGCAGTTGGGGCCGGGAGTACTCACCGGAATACTGGCCCCAAGAGGTTGGCCTTGCGCGGTTGTGCAAGATGGACAAGGATTTCCTCAACAAAGATGCCGTGGCGCAAACCCTAACGCAGACTGCGCGCGAGCAGATGGTCGTTCTGAGCTTGGATGCCGGCGACACCGATGCTTCGGGTGCGGACGCCACTGGGGGCGAGCCTATCTTCAAAGACGGGGTCGGTATCGGTCGCGTCACCTCGGGTGCTTACGGCTATAGCGTGGGGCAATCACTGGCGCTTGGGTTCGTGAAGGACGTCTCACCGGGTGACAGTGTCGATGTGATGGTGCTGGGTGTTGAGCACAAGGCGACTGTCTTGGCTGAACCGCCGTTTGATCCCAAAGGACTGCGTTTGCGCGTTTGA
- a CDS encoding GcvT family protein: protein MQTTTRVAVIGGGVVGASVLYHLTKLGWSDVMLLERSELTSGSTWHAAGGFHTLNGDTNMAALQGYTIRLYKELEEITGMSCGLHHVGGVTLADNQDRFDMLLAERAKHRFMGLETEIVTPEEIKKIAPVTNIDGIIGGLYDPLDGHLDPSGTTHAYAKAARMGGATIETHCMVRETTQRADGTWNVVTDKGTIHAEHIVNAGGLWAREVGAMAGIYFPLHPMEHQYLVTEDVPLIVEMMQDGHEHPHVMDPAGESYLRQEGRGLCIGFYEQTCRPWAVDGTPWSFGQDLLADDFDKIEDSINFAYKRFPDLETAGVKNVIHGPFTFAPDGNPLVGPVPGVRNYWSACGVMAGFSQGGGVGLTLAQWMIEGEPERDVFAMDVARFGPWITPGYTLPKVTENYQKRFSVSYPNEELPAARPNRTTSMYDIFSSMGAVWGQQFGLEVANYFATGDEPSFETPSFRRSDAFDATAREVRAVREAVGINEVQNFGKYLVTGIGARAWLDRIMAGRVPQLGRLSLTPMLSPKGKLIGDFTISCLAPDRFQLTASYGAQAYHYRWFLQNLDEGVAVENISDSRTGFQIAGPNARKVLAACTRTDIAEMKFLDVWPMTIGMSECLVQRVSYTGDLGFEIYCDPMAQRQLWNTLWTAGQEFGMVPFGMRAMMSLRLDKFFGGWLLEFGPDYTAAQTGLDRFISFKKNTNFIGRAAAEAERTTPPARTLVAFDVAATDADVQGYEPIWLKGDVIGFCTSGGYSHHAAKSIAQGFVPRDVAQDGLEVEIEILGQMRLATLITTPLFDADGARMRG, encoded by the coding sequence ATGCAAACAACAACCCGCGTGGCCGTCATTGGTGGGGGCGTCGTCGGTGCCTCGGTCCTGTATCATCTGACAAAACTTGGCTGGTCCGATGTGATGTTGCTGGAACGCTCCGAGCTGACATCAGGGTCGACTTGGCACGCAGCGGGTGGTTTTCACACGCTCAACGGCGATACCAATATGGCCGCACTGCAGGGGTATACCATCCGGCTTTATAAGGAGCTTGAGGAAATCACCGGCATGTCGTGTGGTTTGCACCACGTGGGCGGTGTCACATTGGCGGATAATCAAGACCGCTTTGACATGCTGCTGGCAGAGCGGGCCAAGCACCGTTTTATGGGGCTGGAGACCGAAATCGTCACGCCCGAAGAGATCAAAAAGATCGCGCCGGTCACCAACATTGATGGCATCATCGGTGGATTATACGACCCGCTTGATGGGCATTTGGACCCTTCTGGAACCACGCACGCCTATGCCAAAGCCGCGCGTATGGGCGGCGCGACAATCGAAACCCACTGCATGGTGCGCGAGACGACCCAACGCGCGGACGGCACGTGGAACGTGGTCACCGACAAGGGCACCATCCACGCAGAGCATATCGTGAATGCAGGTGGTCTGTGGGCGCGCGAAGTCGGCGCGATGGCCGGCATTTATTTCCCGCTGCACCCGATGGAGCATCAATATCTGGTCACCGAAGACGTGCCGTTGATCGTTGAAATGATGCAGGACGGCCATGAGCACCCCCATGTGATGGACCCCGCCGGTGAAAGCTATCTGCGCCAAGAAGGTCGCGGATTGTGCATTGGGTTTTATGAGCAAACATGCCGTCCCTGGGCCGTAGATGGCACCCCGTGGAGCTTTGGTCAGGACCTGCTTGCAGATGATTTTGACAAGATAGAAGACAGCATTAACTTTGCTTACAAGCGTTTCCCAGACCTCGAAACTGCTGGCGTCAAAAACGTGATCCACGGCCCCTTCACCTTTGCACCCGATGGCAATCCACTGGTTGGCCCGGTGCCGGGGGTGCGCAATTACTGGTCTGCGTGTGGTGTCATGGCAGGATTTTCGCAAGGCGGCGGCGTCGGATTGACGCTGGCGCAATGGATGATCGAGGGCGAGCCTGAGCGCGATGTGTTTGCCATGGATGTTGCGCGTTTTGGTCCATGGATCACGCCCGGGTATACGCTCCCAAAGGTGACCGAGAATTACCAAAAGCGCTTTTCAGTGTCTTATCCCAACGAAGAACTACCCGCCGCGCGACCCAACCGTACAACATCGATGTATGATATCTTCAGCTCCATGGGGGCTGTTTGGGGCCAGCAATTCGGGCTTGAGGTCGCTAATTACTTTGCTACGGGCGATGAGCCGAGTTTTGAAACACCATCCTTTCGCCGCTCAGACGCGTTTGATGCAACGGCCCGCGAGGTCCGCGCAGTGCGCGAGGCCGTTGGCATCAACGAAGTACAGAACTTTGGCAAATACCTCGTGACCGGGATCGGTGCGCGTGCGTGGCTTGATCGGATCATGGCGGGCCGTGTCCCACAATTGGGGCGCCTGAGCCTGACGCCAATGTTGTCGCCCAAGGGCAAGTTGATCGGGGATTTCACGATCTCCTGTTTGGCGCCGGACCGCTTTCAGCTGACGGCATCTTATGGCGCGCAAGCCTATCATTACCGTTGGTTTTTGCAGAACCTTGATGAGGGTGTCGCGGTTGAAAACATCTCTGACAGCCGGACCGGATTTCAGATCGCCGGGCCGAATGCGCGCAAGGTCCTTGCAGCCTGCACCCGCACCGATATCGCAGAAATGAAGTTCCTCGATGTCTGGCCGATGACCATTGGTATGTCTGAGTGTCTGGTGCAGCGCGTCAGCTACACTGGCGATCTGGGGTTCGAGATTTACTGTGATCCGATGGCCCAGCGACAACTGTGGAACACGCTTTGGACCGCCGGGCAGGAATTTGGGATGGTGCCTTTTGGCATGCGCGCGATGATGTCCTTGCGCCTCGATAAGTTCTTTGGCGGCTGGTTGCTGGAATTCGGGCCGGATTATACGGCGGCCCAAACCGGGCTGGACCGTTTTATCAGCTTTAAGAAAAACACCAATTTCATTGGGCGTGCCGCTGCAGAGGCAGAGCGCACAACGCCGCCCGCCCGCACCCTTGTGGCGTTTGACGTCGCCGCGACGGATGCGGATGTCCAAGGCTATGAGCCGATATGGCTGAAGGGTGACGTTATCGGATTTTGTACTTCAGGGGGGTATTCGCACCATGCGGCCAAGTCCATCGCGCAAGGGTTTGTACCGCGTGATGTTGCGCAAGATGGATTGGAAGTAGAGATTGAAATTCTAGGTCAGATGCGCCTTGCAACCTTGATCACCACGCCGCTGTTTGACGCGGATGGCGCTCGGATGCGCGGATGA
- a CDS encoding nucleotidyltransferase family protein — MSDPAIDLPIIVLAAGQSRRMGRDKLLLEINGVPLVRRQAKIARSVTQGPVIVAVPPFPHARYAALEGLDVTVLPVKDAAEGMGASLRAAFAALPPDAVAAMVLLSDLPDLQEEDLRSVAQAVDLNSDILIWRGATQDGKPGHPAVFAASLFPKFQGILGDNGGEKVAAEAMPHIKLIPLPGNRARRDLDTPEDWAAWQSQSS; from the coding sequence ATGAGCGACCCTGCGATTGATCTGCCGATCATCGTGCTTGCCGCCGGGCAATCGCGCCGAATGGGCCGGGATAAACTGCTGTTGGAGATAAACGGCGTGCCGCTGGTGCGGCGTCAGGCAAAAATAGCGCGCAGCGTGACGCAAGGGCCGGTCATTGTTGCTGTGCCGCCGTTTCCCCATGCGCGGTATGCGGCCCTCGAGGGGCTGGATGTGACGGTTCTCCCGGTCAAGGATGCGGCAGAGGGTATGGGTGCCAGTCTGCGTGCTGCCTTTGCGGCTTTGCCCCCGGATGCGGTGGCGGCGATGGTATTGCTGTCAGACCTGCCTGATCTGCAAGAGGAAGACTTGAGGTCTGTCGCCCAAGCCGTTGATCTAAATTCAGATATCTTGATTTGGCGTGGGGCGACACAGGACGGAAAACCCGGCCACCCTGCCGTTTTTGCCGCCAGCCTATTCCCGAAATTCCAGGGTATTTTGGGTGACAACGGTGGCGAGAAAGTTGCGGCAGAAGCGATGCCTCACATCAAGTTGATCCCTCTGCCCGGCAACCGTGCACGCCGCGACCTTGATACGCCCGAAGATTGGGCCGCGTGGCAATCACAGTCCTCTTAA
- a CDS encoding Hint domain-containing protein, whose product MIRTIDFNGLTAGTIVNGQYQADGVAVSAIGGSGDAMIFDTANPTGGDTDLETSNLGNVLIVSEDGDSNDPDDNANGGCLVFDFENAALIQELSFLDIEETACMIFYDADGNVLSEQFVGPTDNNGQTTVQLDVSGVARLEVVLNGSGAIDNLIYDEGAPAVGDGDGIVTGTDGDDLIDLAYTGDAEGDRIDNNDALLAGEAPQDDIVDAGAGNDTVTALEGDDDVYAGSGDDVVDGGAGDDVIYGDSNLPGGVNENSTVRESFEWDLAGTNDGAAQGGFSQDTGNANVTFSILSETPRVLTEFSDADQFIDDIEDDGAAIDANSSLDSETRGFGQMASYQLGFDTAVNNVDFRINDIDGDGVVRVLAFDADGNAIPVTLTGGSDLTLSDTDSVAGNDTADSDGGYEPNTSPAYSVLVDIQGPVSRIVIEHSQDGSANSAINVTDVYFDAAIVGDDGVAGNDDLSGGDGNDEIFGEAGNDTLTGGEGQDSLSGGDDADLFIGGNAGDVVSGGDGGDDNDTLDLSGEGPLRVLTRTDDADGNSTSGTIGFLGADGSVTGTLAFNEIETLILPDGAGGNALGDPIAVDDTASTDEDTAVIIEVLGNDSDPEGDPITLVSAESSEGDVIINADGTLTFTPAENSNGDATISYTIEDDNGGSDTAQVIVTVAPINDDPVAVDDADLTDFETPVTIPVLGNDTDVDGDTLSVAETSSDDGLVAINGDGTITFTPADGFSGDAAISYTVSDGNGGTDTAVVTVTVGEDPRDGFVDGTDDGELIDIAYTGDPQGDMVDAGDALLPGAGPDDDFIRAGGGDDTVFAGEGDDVVLGQLGDDELFGEVGDDTIIGGSGNDTVVGGEGDDFINSGSGAVLPDRGYPGLFPPDPDPENDRDSVDGGDGDDTIITGDDRDTITGGDGDDVINAGIDDDIVQGDDGDDLIIGGEGNDDILGGEGDDTIYAGNAPGVLDILNIEDDGTNPFFGPDLRPDNGRDTVEGGAGDDVIFGADDDDLLFGGAGDDLLDGEIDNDTLRGGIGDDTLIGGQGDDSLIGGQGDDSQDGGIGDDTLRGNRGDDTLNGGDGDDRLLGGSGNDSFMGGDGDDTMLGGADRDEFTGVNAGDVVNGNEAGDDFDCLDLTGSAPEGGRLEIEYDPLNGENGTVFYFDEDDNPAGELEFTNIEKVVPCFTPGTRIATPKGERSVEDLQLGDRVITRDNGIQEIRWVGAQEFSGEDFARAEHLRPVLIRQGALGNDLPERDMMVSPNHRVLVANDKTALYFEEREVLVAAKHLTGLEGVDVVDASGTTYIHIMFEQHEVILSDGTWTESFQPGDNSLAGVGNAQRQEILEIFPELATRTGIDGYTSARRSLKKHEARLITTK is encoded by the coding sequence ATGATCAGAACTATTGATTTCAATGGCTTGACTGCGGGAACAATTGTAAACGGCCAGTATCAAGCCGACGGTGTGGCTGTTTCAGCCATTGGCGGCAGCGGCGACGCCATGATCTTTGACACGGCCAACCCAACGGGCGGCGATACTGACCTTGAAACGTCGAACCTCGGCAACGTTCTTATCGTATCTGAGGATGGCGACAGCAATGATCCCGATGACAACGCCAACGGTGGTTGTCTGGTTTTTGATTTTGAGAATGCAGCGCTTATCCAAGAACTATCCTTCCTCGATATCGAAGAAACGGCCTGCATGATTTTTTACGATGCAGACGGCAACGTCCTGAGTGAGCAATTTGTCGGGCCAACGGACAATAATGGCCAGACGACTGTGCAACTGGACGTATCTGGCGTCGCGCGGCTTGAGGTTGTGCTTAACGGGTCTGGCGCGATCGACAATCTGATCTACGATGAGGGTGCTCCAGCTGTTGGTGATGGCGACGGGATCGTGACGGGGACCGATGGGGATGATCTGATCGATCTTGCCTATACCGGCGACGCTGAAGGCGACCGGATCGACAACAACGACGCATTGCTTGCTGGCGAAGCGCCGCAAGACGACATCGTTGATGCAGGGGCTGGCAATGACACCGTGACAGCGCTTGAAGGCGATGATGATGTCTATGCAGGCAGTGGTGATGATGTGGTTGACGGTGGTGCTGGCGACGACGTGATTTACGGCGACAGCAATCTGCCCGGCGGCGTCAACGAAAACAGCACAGTCCGCGAAAGCTTTGAGTGGGACCTTGCCGGAACAAACGACGGCGCGGCGCAGGGCGGCTTTAGCCAAGATACCGGCAATGCAAACGTCACTTTCTCGATCTTGTCCGAAACACCGCGTGTTCTGACGGAATTTTCCGATGCTGATCAATTCATTGATGACATCGAAGACGATGGTGCCGCAATTGACGCCAACAGCTCGTTGGACAGCGAAACCCGCGGTTTCGGCCAGATGGCCAGTTATCAGCTTGGTTTTGACACTGCCGTAAACAACGTGGACTTTCGCATCAATGACATTGATGGCGACGGCGTGGTGCGCGTCCTGGCGTTTGACGCGGATGGAAATGCGATCCCTGTCACTCTGACAGGCGGTTCTGATCTAACTCTTTCGGATACTGACAGCGTTGCGGGCAATGACACCGCTGACAGCGATGGCGGGTATGAGCCCAATACAAGCCCTGCATATTCTGTGTTGGTCGACATCCAAGGCCCGGTTTCGCGCATTGTGATTGAGCACAGCCAAGATGGTTCCGCAAATTCTGCCATCAACGTCACGGACGTATATTTTGATGCCGCAATTGTTGGCGATGACGGCGTGGCCGGCAACGACGACCTCAGCGGTGGCGATGGCAACGATGAGATATTTGGCGAGGCCGGCAATGACACGCTAACCGGTGGCGAAGGTCAAGACAGCCTGTCGGGCGGCGATGATGCGGATTTATTCATTGGCGGCAACGCAGGCGATGTTGTGTCTGGCGGCGACGGCGGTGATGACAACGATACACTTGATCTCTCGGGCGAAGGCCCGCTGCGGGTGCTGACGCGGACTGATGACGCTGATGGCAATTCCACCTCTGGCACGATCGGGTTCCTTGGTGCGGATGGGAGCGTAACCGGCACGCTGGCCTTCAACGAGATCGAAACCCTGATTTTGCCCGATGGTGCCGGTGGCAATGCACTCGGTGACCCCATTGCAGTAGATGACACTGCCAGCACGGATGAAGATACCGCGGTGATAATTGAGGTCTTGGGCAACGATTCCGACCCAGAAGGCGATCCGATCACTTTGGTCTCAGCAGAAAGCTCCGAAGGCGACGTGATCATAAACGCCGACGGCACGCTGACCTTTACGCCAGCTGAAAACTCCAACGGGGACGCGACGATCTCTTATACGATCGAAGATGACAACGGTGGCTCTGATACTGCCCAGGTCATCGTGACGGTCGCGCCTATTAATGACGATCCTGTCGCTGTTGATGATGCTGATCTGACCGATTTCGAGACGCCGGTGACCATTCCGGTTCTTGGCAACGATACAGATGTTGATGGAGACACGCTGAGTGTCGCAGAGACCTCCAGCGATGATGGCTTGGTTGCGATAAACGGCGACGGTACAATTACATTTACCCCTGCAGATGGCTTCTCCGGTGACGCGGCCATCAGCTATACCGTCTCTGACGGGAACGGCGGCACAGATACGGCCGTGGTCACCGTCACAGTTGGCGAAGACCCGCGTGACGGCTTTGTTGACGGCACCGATGACGGTGAGTTGATCGACATAGCCTATACAGGCGATCCTCAGGGCGACATGGTTGATGCGGGCGACGCGCTCTTGCCGGGTGCGGGTCCCGATGACGACTTTATTCGCGCAGGCGGTGGGGACGATACTGTCTTTGCCGGCGAAGGCGATGATGTGGTTTTGGGCCAGCTGGGCGATGATGAGCTGTTCGGCGAAGTAGGCGATGACACCATCATTGGCGGCTCGGGAAATGACACGGTTGTTGGCGGTGAAGGCGATGACTTTATCAACAGCGGCTCTGGCGCAGTATTACCTGACCGTGGCTACCCCGGTCTGTTCCCACCTGATCCCGATCCTGAGAATGACCGCGATTCCGTCGACGGCGGTGACGGTGATGACACCATCATCACAGGCGATGACCGTGACACCATCACAGGTGGGGACGGCGATGATGTGATCAACGCGGGCATCGATGATGACATCGTGCAAGGCGATGATGGCGACGACCTTATTATTGGCGGCGAAGGCAATGACGACATCCTAGGCGGCGAAGGCGACGACACGATCTATGCCGGCAATGCCCCTGGTGTCCTCGATATCCTTAATATCGAAGATGATGGCACCAACCCGTTTTTTGGCCCCGATCTGCGCCCAGACAATGGCCGCGACACGGTTGAAGGTGGTGCGGGCGATGATGTGATCTTTGGCGCGGATGATGATGACCTGCTGTTCGGTGGCGCAGGTGATGATCTTCTGGACGGCGAAATCGACAATGACACGCTGCGCGGCGGCATAGGCGATGACACGCTGATCGGTGGGCAAGGCGATGACAGCCTTATCGGCGGGCAGGGCGACGACAGCCAAGATGGCGGCATCGGTGACGACACCCTGCGCGGCAATCGCGGCGACGACACACTGAACGGCGGCGATGGTGACGACCGCCTCTTGGGCGGAAGCGGCAACGACAGCTTCATGGGTGGTGACGGCGATGACACCATGCTGGGGGGCGCGGACCGCGATGAGTTCACCGGCGTGAATGCAGGCGATGTGGTCAACGGCAACGAAGCCGGCGACGATTTTGATTGCCTCGATCTGACCGGTTCTGCCCCTGAAGGGGGCCGCCTTGAGATCGAATATGATCCCTTGAATGGTGAAAACGGCACGGTCTTTTACTTTGATGAAGACGATAATCCTGCAGGCGAACTTGAATTCACCAACATCGAAAAAGTGGTGCCGTGCTTTACGCCCGGTACCCGCATTGCCACGCCCAAGGGCGAGCGTTCGGTCGAGGATCTGCAGTTAGGCGACCGGGTCATCACCCGTGACAACGGCATTCAAGAAATTCGCTGGGTCGGCGCTCAGGAATTCTCCGGTGAAGATTTCGCAAGAGCCGAACATCTGCGCCCTGTGCTGATCCGGCAAGGCGCGCTTGGCAACGATCTACCCGAGCGCGATATGATGGTCTCTCCCAACCACCGCGTGTTGGTGGCCAACGACAAAACGGCGCTTTATTTCGAGGAACGCGAAGTGTTGGTCGCAGCCAAGCACCTCACCGGTCTTGAGGGCGTGGATGTCGTGGATGCTTCTGGCACAACCTACATTCACATCATGTTTGAACAGCATGAAGTGATCCTGTCTGACGGTACCTGGACCGAGAGTTTTCAGCCTGGTGATAATTCTCTGGCGGGCGTGGGCAACGCTCAACGTCAAGAAATTCTGGAGATCTTTCCAGAACTCGCCACCCGCACCGGGATAGACGGATACACCTCCGCACGCCGTTCCTTGAAAAAGCACGAAGCGCGGTTGATTACGACAAAATAA
- a CDS encoding universal stress protein, whose protein sequence is MTQRILLAMVDIAHRDNAIALCKEAMAHCRSGDELHVAYVMPYGHFSYVEPFVSEESIKSAAARAHEELSGICVNAGVSSIEHVLRGGVGEQAILLADKIKADLILVNAHRPEVKLHTLGAYAAQIMRHASCSVLVKR, encoded by the coding sequence ATGACCCAACGAATTCTCTTGGCCATGGTAGACATCGCACACCGCGACAATGCCATCGCGCTCTGCAAAGAAGCGATGGCCCATTGTCGTTCAGGCGACGAGCTGCATGTGGCCTATGTTATGCCTTACGGCCATTTCAGCTACGTCGAACCCTTCGTATCAGAGGAAAGCATCAAGTCTGCCGCAGCACGTGCTCATGAAGAGTTGAGCGGCATTTGTGTCAATGCGGGCGTTAGTTCGATTGAACATGTTTTGCGCGGAGGCGTAGGCGAGCAAGCCATATTGCTGGCCGATAAAATCAAGGCAGATCTAATATTGGTCAATGCTCACCGACCTGAAGTTAAACTTCACACACTTGGAGCATATGCGGCTCAGATCATGCGGCATGCATCATGTAGTGTTTTGGTGAAACGGTGA